The Alteripontixanthobacter sp. genome has a window encoding:
- a CDS encoding type IIL restriction-modification enzyme MmeI, with protein MNGLCDLLEVEPPTGSRTDDEHNDFVFERRVFQHNGDGTQSFGRIDCYKRGCFILEAKQGSEADRAEPDKGEDDLHIFGQTARARVKRGTARRGTPGWVKAMVQAKGQAERYAKALPVDHGWPPTLLVTDIGYCIEVYADFTGTGKAYAQFPDRARYRIMLEDLHDEDVRERLRAIWTDPKSLDPAARAARVTRDIADLLATVARRLEKRGYNAETTSGFLMRVLFTMFAEDNRLMPEKSFTNPLKNQRAAPEHLEAQLSALWAAIDKGEFSPALGVPLKKFNGYLFKERTAIPLDAEELEVLIKAGEHVWTEVEPAIFGTLLEHALNPKERAKLGAHYTPRAYVERLIGPTIMEPLRADWDGVRGAAATLIEEGKEDEAKAYCPSSEHLALTLTSIRRK; from the coding sequence ATCAACGGCCTCTGCGATCTGCTAGAGGTAGAACCGCCCACCGGCAGCCGCACTGACGACGAGCATAACGACTTTGTCTTCGAACGCCGCGTCTTTCAGCACAATGGCGACGGCACACAGAGCTTCGGCCGTATCGATTGCTATAAGCGCGGCTGTTTCATCCTCGAAGCCAAGCAGGGCAGCGAGGCTGACCGGGCGGAGCCCGACAAAGGCGAAGACGATCTCCATATCTTCGGCCAGACGGCCCGCGCCCGCGTCAAGCGCGGCACCGCCCGGCGCGGCACGCCGGGATGGGTCAAGGCCATGGTGCAGGCCAAGGGCCAGGCCGAACGCTATGCCAAGGCCCTTCCTGTCGATCATGGCTGGCCGCCGACCCTTCTCGTTACCGACATCGGCTATTGCATCGAAGTCTATGCCGACTTCACCGGGACCGGCAAAGCCTATGCGCAGTTCCCAGACCGGGCGCGCTACCGGATCATGCTGGAGGATTTGCACGACGAAGACGTGCGAGAGCGGCTCCGCGCCATCTGGACCGATCCCAAGAGCCTCGACCCAGCTGCCCGTGCCGCCCGTGTCACCCGTGACATCGCTGATCTCCTCGCCACGGTTGCCCGACGCCTCGAGAAGCGCGGCTATAACGCCGAGACCACCAGCGGTTTCCTGATGCGGGTGTTGTTCACAATGTTCGCGGAAGACAACAGACTGATGCCGGAAAAGAGCTTCACCAACCCGCTGAAGAACCAGCGCGCCGCGCCCGAGCATCTGGAAGCCCAACTCTCTGCGCTGTGGGCGGCGATAGACAAGGGCGAGTTCTCGCCAGCGCTGGGCGTGCCGCTGAAGAAGTTCAACGGCTATCTGTTCAAGGAACGCACCGCGATCCCGCTGGATGCAGAAGAGCTGGAAGTCCTGATCAAGGCGGGCGAACACGTCTGGACCGAAGTGGAGCCGGCCATCTTCGGCACCCTGCTCGAACACGCGCTCAACCCCAAAGAACGGGCCAAGCTGGGCGCGCATTACACCCCGCGTGCCTATGTCGAGCGGCTGATCGGCCCCACGATCATGGAACCGCTTCGCGCCGATTGGGACGGGGTGCGCGGGGCGGCTGCCACCCTGATCGAAGAGGGAAAAGAGGACGAAGCCAAGGCCTATTGTCCGTCGTCAGAACATTTGGCACTGACACTAACGTCGATACGCCGGAAGTAG
- a CDS encoding GIY-YIG nuclease family protein: MSIYFIHQDERGNWLMKIGRAKDMRRRLRQLQTGNPKELKIVGWIVSENDHLRQRALHKKYSSANVGGEWFNLQPVDILEDLQAAGIDGFVAKNTDAFEVIGYDRDAVPEYMGVWDWGDLDIEECCPFFGCMCGMAFQNASQMYHCRSCDELTDFSENAPDFDNEEVYLAWKTMRDARKAQINVTPPKRRFLE, from the coding sequence ATGTCGATCTACTTCATTCACCAAGATGAGCGCGGTAACTGGCTGATGAAAATAGGCCGCGCGAAAGATATGCGCCGGAGGCTGAGGCAGCTCCAGACTGGCAACCCCAAAGAACTCAAGATTGTGGGATGGATCGTCTCAGAAAACGATCACTTGAGGCAACGTGCTCTGCACAAGAAATACAGCAGCGCCAATGTCGGCGGAGAATGGTTCAATTTGCAACCGGTAGACATACTGGAAGATCTGCAGGCAGCTGGCATCGACGGCTTTGTCGCCAAGAATACCGATGCGTTCGAGGTGATTGGCTACGATCGAGACGCTGTGCCGGAATACATGGGAGTATGGGACTGGGGCGATCTAGATATCGAGGAATGCTGCCCATTTTTCGGGTGCATGTGCGGGATGGCTTTCCAGAACGCATCTCAGATGTATCATTGCCGTAGCTGTGACGAACTCACCGACTTTAGTGAAAATGCTCCTGACTTCGATAATGAGGAGGTCTATCTCGCCTGGAAAACCATGCGGGATGCCCGCAAGGCCCAGATCAACGTAACCCCGCCAAAACGCCGGTTCTTAGAATAG